A genome region from Sphingobacteriaceae bacterium GW460-11-11-14-LB5 includes the following:
- a CDS encoding phosphohydrolase, with amino-acid sequence MTHLVYPGALHTRFHHALGAMHLMSLAINLLRSKGHNITEGEEEAAILAILLHDIGHGPFSHALEHSLVSGIKHEDISAKLMHDLNAHFDGRLTHAIEIFNGTYPKKFLHQLISGQLDLDRMDYLNRDSFFTGVSEGVISFDRIIKMFNVYDDDLVIEEKGIYSIEKFLIARRLMYWQVYLHKTVISGEMILVKLLERAKELSATGTDLFASPSLNYFLKNDINEANFFAQHENLEHFTNLDDQDIYAAVKVWTKHPDKILSTLCKMLTSRNLYKVEMGNEMANRDRVNFLQDAAVNLLEIKPEEARYFVFTDSIQNRAYNAGVGNIKILMKNNDIVDIAKASDLSNLESLQKTVEKYILCYPRGI; translated from the coding sequence ATGACACATTTGGTTTATCCGGGGGCATTACATACGCGTTTCCACCATGCTTTAGGTGCCATGCATTTAATGAGTTTGGCCATTAATCTTTTAAGAAGTAAAGGGCATAACATCACCGAGGGCGAAGAAGAAGCCGCCATTTTGGCCATTTTACTGCACGATATCGGCCATGGCCCTTTTTCGCACGCATTAGAACATTCTTTGGTGAGCGGAATCAAACACGAAGATATTTCGGCAAAACTGATGCACGATTTAAACGCACATTTTGATGGACGGTTAACACATGCCATCGAAATTTTTAACGGCACCTATCCTAAAAAGTTTCTTCATCAATTGATTTCTGGTCAGTTAGATCTCGATAGAATGGATTATTTAAACCGCGACAGCTTTTTTACAGGGGTAAGCGAAGGGGTAATCAGTTTCGACAGGATTATTAAAATGTTTAACGTTTATGACGATGATCTGGTAATTGAGGAGAAAGGCATTTATTCTATCGAGAAGTTTTTAATTGCCCGGAGGCTGATGTACTGGCAGGTTTATCTGCATAAAACCGTTATTTCTGGCGAGATGATTTTGGTAAAGCTATTGGAGCGCGCCAAAGAATTATCAGCCACCGGAACCGATTTATTTGCTTCACCCTCATTAAATTATTTCTTAAAGAACGATATTAACGAGGCCAATTTCTTCGCCCAGCACGAAAATCTTGAACATTTTACCAACCTGGATGATCAGGACATTTATGCCGCAGTTAAGGTTTGGACCAAACACCCGGATAAAATTTTGTCTACCTTATGTAAAATGCTTACTTCCAGAAATCTTTATAAAGTAGAAATGGGTAATGAAATGGCAAATCGAGACCGTGTAAACTTTTTGCAGGATGCCGCGGTTAATTTATTAGAAATTAAGCCGGAAGAAGCCCGTTATTTTGTTTTTACCGATTCTATCCAAAACCGCGCTTATAATGCAGGCGTTGGAAATATTAAGATTTTGATGAAAAATAACGATATTGTAGATATTGCAAAGGCCTCTGATTTATCAAATCTGGAGTCGCTGCAAAAAACTGTAGAAAAATATATCCTCTGTTACCCCAGAGGGATTTAA
- a CDS encoding two-component system response regulator — MQETKILWADDEIDLLKPHILLLNDKGYNVTTFTNGNDALEAFGKAHFDLVFLDENMPGMSGIETLSAIKNLNPDVPVVLITKSEEENLMEDAIGSKIDDYLIKPVNPKQVLLTIKKLIDNKRLVSEKTSMAYQQDFRRLGMTLGDRLNYEEWVDVYKKIVFWELELEKLDDPQMHEILTMQKQEANTQFSKFIEEHYLGWIKEKDKAPLLSNELLKKKAFPHINDTTPVFFILIDNLRYDQWKIINPLISEYFRIDEEDMYTSILPTATQYARNAIFSGLMPLDMEKRFPQLWQNDDDEGGKNMHEEAFLADNIKRNIRKDCKFSYNKILTFEQGKDLVDQTNNLLQNDFNAIVFNFVDMLSHARTDMQMIRELANDDAAYRSLTLSWFEHSPLWDLLKKISQKKVKVIITTDHGTIRVKKPVKVIGDRSTNTNLRYKQGRNLNFNAKEVFLIKNPHDALLPKINISSSYIFAREDSYFVYPNNYNQFVNYYNETFQHGGISLEEMIIPVVTYSPR; from the coding sequence ATGCAAGAAACTAAAATATTATGGGCCGATGATGAAATCGACTTATTAAAACCGCATATATTATTGCTAAATGATAAAGGATATAATGTAACCACATTTACCAATGGGAATGATGCGTTAGAGGCCTTTGGGAAAGCTCATTTTGATCTGGTTTTTTTGGATGAAAACATGCCAGGCATGAGCGGGATTGAAACCCTTTCGGCCATTAAAAACCTTAATCCCGATGTTCCTGTTGTGCTGATTACCAAAAGTGAAGAAGAAAATTTGATGGAGGATGCGATTGGTAGCAAAATAGATGATTATCTGATTAAACCGGTAAACCCTAAGCAGGTTCTTTTAACCATTAAAAAACTGATTGATAACAAACGTCTGGTAAGCGAGAAAACTTCCATGGCTTATCAACAGGATTTCCGCAGGTTGGGTATGACCCTGGGCGATAGGCTTAATTATGAAGAGTGGGTGGATGTGTATAAAAAAATCGTTTTCTGGGAGCTGGAATTAGAAAAACTCGACGATCCGCAGATGCATGAAATTTTGACCATGCAAAAACAGGAAGCCAACACACAGTTTTCTAAATTTATTGAAGAACATTATTTAGGCTGGATTAAAGAAAAAGATAAAGCGCCCTTACTTTCTAACGAGTTATTAAAGAAAAAGGCCTTCCCGCATATTAACGATACTACACCGGTATTTTTTATTCTGATTGATAATTTACGTTACGATCAGTGGAAAATTATCAATCCCTTAATTTCTGAATATTTCAGGATTGATGAGGAAGATATGTATACCAGTATTTTACCTACGGCTACACAATATGCGCGTAATGCTATCTTTTCTGGATTGATGCCGCTGGATATGGAGAAACGTTTCCCTCAGCTTTGGCAGAACGATGATGATGAAGGTGGAAAAAATATGCACGAAGAAGCATTTTTGGCCGATAATATTAAACGCAACATCAGAAAAGATTGTAAGTTCAGCTATAACAAGATCTTAACTTTCGAACAGGGAAAAGATTTAGTAGACCAGACCAATAATTTATTGCAGAACGATTTCAATGCCATTGTATTCAACTTTGTGGATATGTTGAGCCATGCCCGTACCGATATGCAGATGATCCGCGAGCTGGCTAATGATGATGCCGCTTACCGCTCGTTAACCCTATCCTGGTTTGAGCATTCGCCACTTTGGGATTTATTGAAAAAAATCTCTCAGAAAAAGGTTAAAGTGATCATAACTACCGATCATGGGACAATCAGGGTTAAAAAACCGGTTAAAGTAATTGGCGACAGGAGTACAAACACCAATTTAAGGTACAAACAGGGTAGAAACCTTAATTTTAATGCCAAGGAGGTGTTTTTGATTAAAAATCCTCATGATGCGTTGTTGCCTAAAATCAATATCAGCAGCAGTTATATTTTTGCAAGGGAAGACAGTTATTTCGTTTATCCGAATAATTACAATCAGTTTGTGAATTATTACAATGAAACCTTCCAGCATGGCGGTATTTCTCTGGAGGAAATGATTATTCCGGTAGTGACGTATTCGCCGAGATAA
- a CDS encoding tRNA (adenosine(37)-N6)-threonylcarbamoyltransferase complex ATPase subunit type 1 TsaE, translating into MDIEVNSLADLPAVAQQLSDFAGSQKVFIFEGDMGAGKTTFIKNFCKHLGIDDVVSSPTYSIVNEYESPNGSVFHFDFYRIKDIHEAYDLGYEEYFYGGGVCLIEWPERVEELLPENHVKVEINVLDENRRLFRFSKV; encoded by the coding sequence ATGGATATCGAAGTAAATAGTTTAGCCGATTTACCTGCTGTTGCACAACAGCTTTCAGATTTTGCCGGGAGCCAAAAAGTCTTCATTTTTGAGGGCGATATGGGGGCTGGAAAAACAACTTTCATTAAAAATTTCTGTAAACATTTAGGTATTGATGATGTGGTTTCAAGTCCTACTTATTCCATCGTTAATGAATATGAAAGTCCTAACGGTTCGGTGTTCCATTTTGATTTTTATAGAATAAAAGATATTCACGAAGCCTATGATTTGGGCTATGAAGAATATTTTTATGGAGGTGGCGTTTGTTTAATAGAATGGCCGGAACGAGTGGAAGAGTTATTGCCCGAAAATCATGTTAAGGTTGAGATAAATGTGCTGGATGAAAACCGCAGATTATTCAGGTTTTCGAAGGTATAA
- a CDS encoding alanine dehydrogenase, which yields MATGLREGMADIARQGLLQTQEAKLETRNKKNSLYIGIPKEISFQENRIALTPLSVALLVNNGHRVVLESGAGTGANFSDTEYAEQGAKIAYNKKEVFDADILVKIAPPMLEEIEMMHKGQTLISSLQTGTLKQDYLKALMQKKINALCFENLRDEGNVLSVVRAMSEIVGSTSILIAAEYLSNVTGGKGLMLGGFTGVPPTEIVILGAGTVGEYAARTALALGAEVKVFDSSIYRLRRLQNNLGSRVFTSVMQPIVLNKAIVTCDVVIGAIRASHGRSPCIVMEETVARMKPHSVVIDVSIDQGGCFETSEVTNHTNPVFRKYDVIHYCVPNIASRVPRTASYALTNIFAPILLDIGEFGGLMNMVWNNPGIREALYIYQGNCTNKDLSDMFNLPFKDLELLVVSNQ from the coding sequence ATGGCTACAGGATTACGCGAAGGAATGGCCGATATAGCTCGTCAGGGTTTACTACAAACGCAAGAGGCAAAGTTAGAAACCAGAAATAAAAAAAACAGTCTATACATAGGAATACCCAAGGAAATTTCTTTCCAGGAAAATAGAATAGCGCTAACCCCTTTATCTGTGGCGCTGCTCGTTAACAACGGGCATCGTGTGGTTTTGGAAAGCGGAGCGGGCACAGGCGCAAATTTTTCGGATACCGAATATGCTGAACAGGGTGCTAAAATTGCCTATAACAAAAAAGAAGTTTTCGATGCTGATATCCTGGTGAAAATTGCACCACCCATGTTAGAAGAGATCGAGATGATGCATAAAGGGCAAACACTGATTTCTTCGTTGCAAACCGGAACTTTAAAGCAAGATTACCTGAAGGCATTAATGCAGAAAAAAATTAATGCCTTATGTTTTGAGAACCTTCGCGACGAAGGGAATGTACTCAGTGTGGTACGCGCCATGAGCGAAATAGTGGGGTCGACCTCTATTTTAATTGCGGCTGAATATCTGAGTAATGTAACAGGAGGGAAAGGTTTAATGCTTGGTGGCTTTACTGGTGTTCCGCCAACCGAGATTGTCATTTTGGGTGCAGGAACAGTGGGTGAGTATGCCGCCAGAACAGCTTTGGCATTAGGGGCCGAAGTAAAAGTTTTCGATAGTTCCATTTACCGTTTACGCCGCCTGCAGAATAATTTGGGTAGCAGGGTATTTACTTCGGTAATGCAGCCTATTGTTTTGAATAAAGCCATTGTTACCTGCGATGTAGTAATCGGTGCCATCAGAGCAAGCCATGGCCGCAGTCCATGTATTGTAATGGAAGAAACTGTTGCCCGGATGAAACCGCATTCGGTGGTAATTGATGTAAGCATTGATCAGGGAGGCTGTTTTGAAACTTCTGAGGTGACCAACCACACCAATCCCGTGTTTAGAAAATACGATGTAATTCACTATTGTGTGCCCAATATAGCTTCCCGTGTACCGAGAACGGCATCTTACGCTTTAACGAATATTTTTGCCCCCATTTTATTGGATATTGGTGAATTTGGCGGTTTAATGAATATGGTTTGGAATAATCCGGGTATTCGCGAAGCACTTTATATTTATCAGGGTAATTGTACCAATAAAGACCTGTCTGATATGTTTAATCTGCCCTTTAAAGATCTTGAATTATTGGTGGTTTCGAATCAATAA
- a CDS encoding D-alanyl-D-alanine dipeptidase, which translates to MKFNLFTLFLFLSVITCAQNKPVGVKKLVVVSSYNQYLAAIKTNPDNELVEIKKAIPNIKLDIRYATKNNFMQQVMYKQARAFARKPVVTSLKKIQKELNKKGYGLKIFDGYRPYAVTIEFYKKASDKNFVANPAKGSKHNRGCAVDLTLISLKTGKEIPMPTPYDSFLAAAAAKYENVSPEVKKNRDFLIAIMRKYQMNVLENEWWHYDFSGWKKYDLMDIPFEKL; encoded by the coding sequence ATGAAATTCAACCTCTTTACGTTATTTCTTTTCCTCTCGGTAATTACTTGCGCTCAAAATAAACCTGTTGGCGTAAAAAAGCTGGTGGTGGTAAGTTCCTATAATCAATACCTGGCAGCGATTAAAACAAATCCGGATAACGAACTCGTTGAAATCAAAAAAGCCATTCCCAATATCAAATTAGATATCCGCTACGCCACTAAGAACAACTTTATGCAGCAGGTAATGTATAAACAGGCGAGGGCTTTTGCACGAAAACCAGTTGTAACATCATTAAAAAAAATCCAGAAGGAATTAAATAAAAAAGGCTATGGCTTGAAAATATTTGATGGTTATCGTCCTTATGCGGTTACCATTGAGTTTTATAAAAAGGCCAGCGATAAAAATTTTGTGGCCAATCCGGCAAAAGGATCTAAACATAACAGAGGTTGTGCGGTAGATTTAACTTTGATTAGCCTGAAAACAGGTAAAGAAATACCAATGCCAACCCCTTACGATAGTTTTTTGGCCGCTGCCGCCGCGAAATACGAAAATGTATCGCCAGAGGTTAAGAAAAACCGCGATTTTCTGATCGCTATCATGCGTAAATACCAGATGAACGTACTAGAGAACGAATGGTGGCACTACGATTTTTCGGGATGGAAAAAGTACGACTTGATGGATATTCCCTTCGAAAAACTTTAA
- a CDS encoding aminotransferase class I/II translates to MKPNFKSIDQPFANQINIEGKTYLYFGGTAYLGIPKNQDFIDLYIEGIKKFGLNNGTSRTNNIQLGIYDDAEKVAALRYGTEAALITSSGYLAAQLTVKELSKLGKVIYAPATHPSLWLAENQTKNLMLFRDWIAETIESINSSEEKTWVLISNSMNNLVPEIYDFDFVKEIRKDKNIILVVDDSHGIGVNNNGTSAIANLPKQENIENIVVASMAKALGVDAGLVLASDKMILKLKAANTFIGASPPSPAALYAFIHAEEIYRKALNKLKNNMAMFETVSNLTWKHEYGFPVYLLGDVNFSERLLQQQILISSFPYPNPNDKILDRIVLSAWHEKEDIEKLITAINF, encoded by the coding sequence ATGAAACCTAACTTTAAATCGATTGATCAGCCTTTTGCTAACCAAATAAATATTGAGGGAAAGACCTATTTATATTTTGGCGGAACAGCTTATCTGGGCATTCCCAAAAATCAGGATTTCATTGATTTATATATCGAAGGGATTAAAAAGTTCGGTTTAAACAACGGAACAAGTCGTACCAACAACATTCAATTAGGTATTTATGATGATGCCGAAAAAGTAGCTGCACTACGCTACGGAACTGAAGCCGCACTGATTACCTCTAGTGGTTATTTGGCGGCGCAGCTTACCGTTAAAGAACTGTCGAAATTAGGAAAAGTAATTTATGCTCCGGCTACACACCCCTCGCTTTGGCTGGCAGAAAATCAAACCAAAAATTTAATGTTATTTCGAGATTGGATTGCAGAAACGATTGAAAGCATAAATTCATCGGAAGAAAAAACCTGGGTTTTGATCAGCAATTCGATGAACAATCTTGTGCCCGAAATTTATGACTTCGACTTTGTAAAAGAGATCCGTAAGGATAAAAATATAATTCTCGTTGTTGACGATTCGCATGGAATCGGTGTAAATAATAACGGAACGAGCGCTATCGCAAATCTTCCTAAGCAAGAAAACATCGAAAATATAGTGGTTGCCTCGATGGCAAAAGCACTAGGTGTAGATGCGGGCCTGGTTTTGGCCTCAGATAAAATGATCCTTAAACTTAAAGCCGCAAATACCTTTATAGGTGCTTCTCCGCCAAGTCCAGCCGCACTTTATGCCTTTATCCATGCTGAAGAAATATATCGAAAGGCCTTAAATAAACTGAAAAACAATATGGCCATGTTCGAAACGGTTTCAAATCTTACCTGGAAACACGAATATGGTTTTCCGGTCTATCTGCTGGGCGATGTAAACTTTTCAGAACGTCTTTTACAACAGCAGATCCTGATTTCGTCTTTCCCTTATCCAAATCCCAACGACAAAATTTTAGATCGTATAGTCCTTTCTGCCTGGCACGAAAAAGAGGATATTGAAAAGCTGATAACAGCTATAAATTTTTAA
- a CDS encoding peptidase S13 — translation MFPLKSYNFIFLAFVLAVCLLTGCSTNKIISKKVAKTFKNSQVIKQYQVGFALYNPADQKMIYQKDADKYFTPASNTKLYTFFASLKMLPDLMPALKYIERNDSLIFWGTGDPAFLQFAVKDKSAYNFLLASNKKLFFSPGRYSGSFFGDGWSWDDYDYYYQPEITEMPIMDNMVTSTYLTPNKINIEPKVFAPCFEIDSTKKAGSFQVSRDFLSNRFHYPAVSVPPGYNQQNPYKTSAHVTVEILSDTLHKAVGIVDFKIPSYAKTLPGAKRDSVLKHMMLPSDNFIAEHLLLVCSNQIGDTLSTTKAIDYITKNYLSFLPDKVKWADGSGLSRQNLFTPRDNVYLLDSIYKLVNNPEKLFNLLPAGGKSGTLKSAYPKTDKPFVFGKTGSLGGVHNQSGYVLTKKGKTYIYSFMNNSFVKPTAEVRAEMVRIITYIHDNF, via the coding sequence ATGTTTCCTTTAAAAAGCTATAATTTTATTTTTCTTGCGTTTGTACTCGCTGTTTGTTTGTTAACGGGTTGTTCAACCAATAAGATCATTTCGAAAAAAGTAGCTAAAACATTCAAAAATTCACAGGTAATCAAACAATATCAGGTGGGTTTTGCGCTTTATAATCCGGCAGATCAAAAAATGATTTATCAGAAAGATGCCGATAAGTATTTCACACCGGCATCAAACACCAAACTTTATACTTTTTTTGCGAGTTTAAAAATGCTGCCGGACTTAATGCCTGCGTTAAAATATATTGAACGGAATGATTCATTGATTTTCTGGGGCACAGGCGATCCGGCTTTTTTACAGTTTGCCGTAAAAGACAAATCGGCTTACAATTTTCTTTTGGCTTCGAACAAAAAACTATTCTTTTCTCCGGGACGATATTCGGGTAGTTTTTTTGGCGACGGCTGGTCGTGGGATGATTACGATTATTATTATCAGCCAGAAATTACCGAAATGCCAATTATGGATAACATGGTTACTTCTACTTATCTTACTCCAAATAAAATCAATATCGAACCAAAGGTTTTTGCGCCCTGTTTTGAAATAGATTCTACTAAAAAAGCTGGTAGTTTCCAGGTAAGCAGAGATTTTTTAAGCAACCGCTTTCATTATCCCGCCGTTTCAGTGCCGCCAGGTTACAATCAGCAAAACCCATATAAAACCAGTGCACATGTTACTGTCGAAATATTATCAGACACGCTGCACAAAGCAGTGGGCATAGTCGATTTTAAAATCCCCTCCTATGCTAAAACTTTACCGGGCGCTAAGCGCGATTCTGTTTTAAAACACATGATGTTACCCAGCGATAATTTTATCGCCGAACATTTATTATTGGTTTGCTCCAATCAGATTGGCGATACATTGAGTACTACAAAAGCGATTGATTACATTACTAAAAACTACCTTTCTTTTTTGCCCGATAAAGTAAAGTGGGCTGATGGATCTGGCCTGTCCCGTCAGAATTTATTTACGCCGCGTGATAATGTATACCTTCTCGATTCCATTTACAAATTGGTAAACAATCCGGAAAAGCTTTTTAACCTGTTACCTGCAGGTGGAAAAAGTGGTACTTTAAAAAGCGCTTACCCCAAAACCGACAAACCTTTTGTTTTTGGGAAAACCGGCTCGCTGGGTGGTGTTCATAATCAAAGCGGCTATGTACTCACTAAAAAAGGTAAAACCTATATCTATTCTTTCATGAACAACAGCTTTGTAAAACCAACTGCCGAGGTACGTGCAGAAATGGTTAGGATAATCACTTATATACACGATAATTTTTAA
- a CDS encoding zinc-dependent metalloprotease, protein MKKNFKVLALAGIVALGVAGSGSVYAQKKSKTTKGATPATPTATPAAAPKKEGIKPFSEVITAKARTTNGLFKTHKVDDKWYFEIPDSMINREMLVVTRLAKVPAGVKVGNQQYGGEQLNEQVWKWERRGKQVYIRVPSYSTKADPNSDMYESVQNSNLAQILASFEIKAYNKDTTGVVIDVTDFYNGDVMAIGATDQIRKAYKVTMYDATRSYIDTVKTFPINVEVKTAKTYRAAESPTDNSNGAVTFEFNTSMLLLPKTPVKARIMDSRVGFFGQSQIDYGTNAQKAERTAYIHRWNLVPKDTNAYKRGELVEPVKPIVIYIDPATPKKWVPFLIQGINDWQVAFEAAGFKNAIIGKEAPSPQQDPQFSVEDSRYSVVRYFASDIANAYGPHISDPRTGQILETHIGWYHNVMNLLRNWYFVQTAAINPEVRKAKFTDAQMGELIRFVSSHEIGHTLGLPHNFGSSYAYPVDSLRSKAFTDKHGTAPSIMDYARFNYIAQPGDGVTKLHPQIGEYDKWVVKWGYSWIPGNKTAEQEKEILDQWTLKNAGNPLYFYGRQGTSLDPRLQSEDLGDNAMKASTYGIANLKRILPNVEKWTYQKGKDYSDLKEIYTEIVGQFNRYMGHVAANVGGLSENFKTYEQKGPVYAYLPKAKQKEAVTFFNQQLFTTPLWLISNDQLSKFDNGVLLNRIKSVQANTLGNLLSAPRIARLLDNETKNGAAKAYTLPELFTDLRSSVFVAGRADAFKRNLQRAYVDRLQDLMTKEAELPVGFPADYAASYGLTPINVGLSDIRPLVRAELKTLLATTKARATAGDAITKAHYEDLNIRIKDILDPKK, encoded by the coding sequence ATGAAGAAAAACTTTAAGGTACTTGCCCTTGCAGGTATCGTAGCACTTGGTGTAGCCGGATCAGGTTCCGTATATGCCCAGAAAAAATCTAAAACCACAAAAGGAGCAACTCCAGCAACGCCAACTGCAACTCCGGCAGCAGCTCCAAAAAAAGAAGGAATTAAACCATTCTCAGAAGTAATTACCGCAAAAGCCAGAACAACAAACGGTTTATTTAAAACACACAAAGTTGACGATAAATGGTATTTTGAGATACCAGATTCGATGATAAACCGCGAAATGCTTGTGGTTACCCGTTTAGCAAAAGTACCTGCGGGCGTAAAAGTTGGCAACCAGCAATATGGTGGAGAACAATTAAACGAACAAGTGTGGAAATGGGAGCGTAGAGGTAAACAGGTTTACATTCGTGTACCAAGCTATTCAACCAAGGCCGATCCGAACAGCGATATGTACGAATCGGTACAAAACTCTAATCTTGCACAGATTTTAGCCAGCTTTGAAATTAAAGCTTATAATAAAGACACTACAGGCGTTGTAATTGATGTTACCGATTTCTATAACGGTGATGTAATGGCGATTGGTGCTACCGATCAGATCCGCAAGGCTTATAAAGTGACCATGTACGATGCAACACGTTCTTATATCGATACGGTAAAAACTTTCCCTATTAACGTTGAAGTAAAAACAGCTAAAACATATCGTGCAGCAGAATCTCCAACCGATAATAGTAATGGAGCAGTTACTTTCGAATTCAATACATCGATGTTGTTATTGCCAAAAACCCCTGTAAAAGCCAGAATAATGGATAGCAGAGTTGGTTTCTTTGGTCAATCTCAAATTGATTATGGAACCAATGCACAAAAGGCAGAGCGTACAGCCTATATCCACCGCTGGAATTTAGTTCCCAAAGATACCAATGCTTACAAACGTGGCGAATTGGTAGAACCGGTAAAACCGATTGTAATTTATATCGATCCTGCAACACCAAAAAAATGGGTACCATTTTTAATCCAGGGTATTAACGATTGGCAGGTAGCGTTCGAAGCGGCTGGTTTCAAAAATGCCATCATTGGTAAAGAAGCACCAAGCCCGCAACAAGATCCTCAATTTAGCGTAGAAGATTCGAGATATTCGGTTGTTCGTTATTTTGCATCAGATATTGCAAATGCTTATGGTCCGCACATTAGCGATCCCCGTACCGGACAGATTTTAGAAACGCATATTGGTTGGTACCATAATGTTATGAACCTGTTGCGCAACTGGTACTTTGTACAAACAGCAGCCATTAACCCAGAAGTACGTAAAGCTAAATTTACTGATGCACAAATGGGCGAATTGATCCGTTTTGTTTCTTCACACGAAATTGGCCATACATTAGGTTTACCTCATAACTTTGGCTCAAGTTATGCTTATCCGGTTGATTCATTACGTTCGAAAGCATTTACAGATAAACATGGTACAGCGCCATCTATTATGGATTATGCGCGTTTTAACTACATCGCTCAACCTGGTGATGGTGTAACCAAACTTCACCCTCAAATTGGAGAATACGATAAATGGGTAGTGAAATGGGGATATTCCTGGATTCCTGGAAACAAAACTGCTGAGCAGGAAAAAGAAATTTTAGATCAGTGGACATTAAAAAATGCAGGTAATCCGCTGTATTTCTATGGCCGCCAGGGAACTTCATTAGATCCTCGTTTGCAAAGCGAAGATTTGGGCGACAATGCGATGAAAGCAAGTACTTATGGCATTGCCAACTTAAAACGCATTTTACCTAATGTAGAAAAATGGACTTACCAAAAAGGAAAAGACTATAGCGATTTAAAAGAAATCTACACAGAAATTGTTGGCCAGTTTAACCGTTATATGGGACATGTGGCTGCAAACGTTGGTGGATTAAGCGAAAACTTTAAAACCTACGAGCAAAAAGGACCGGTTTACGCTTATTTGCCTAAAGCAAAACAAAAAGAAGCGGTTACCTTTTTCAATCAACAGTTATTTACAACGCCACTCTGGTTAATCAGCAATGACCAGTTGAGCAAATTTGATAACGGTGTATTGTTAAACCGCATTAAAAGTGTTCAAGCGAATACTTTAGGCAACTTATTATCTGCTCCGCGTATTGCACGTTTGTTAGATAACGAAACTAAAAACGGTGCAGCCAAAGCATACACCTTGCCTGAATTATTTACTGACTTAAGATCATCGGTATTTGTTGCAGGAAGAGCAGATGCATTTAAACGTAATTTACAACGTGCTTATGTAGATCGTTTGCAGGATTTAATGACCAAAGAAGCAGAACTTCCGGTTGGATTCCCTGCAGATTATGCCGCAAGTTATGGTTTAACGCCAATCAATGTTGGCTTATCTGATATCAGACCATTGGTTAGGGCAGAGTTGAAAACCTTATTGGCTACAACAAAAGCCAGAGCAACAGCAGGCGATGCCATTACCAAAGCACACTACGAAGATTTAAATATCAGAATTAAAGATATTTTAGATCCGAAGAAATAA
- a CDS encoding cold-shock protein: MQEGTVKFFNVTKGFGFIIPANGDSEIFVHSTGLIDEIRENDKVQYEVANGKKGLNAVNVKVI, encoded by the coding sequence ATGCAAGAAGGCACAGTAAAATTCTTCAATGTAACTAAAGGTTTTGGCTTTATCATCCCTGCGAATGGCGATAGCGAAATTTTTGTTCATTCAACAGGTCTTATCGACGAAATCCGTGAAAACGACAAAGTTCAGTACGAAGTTGCTAACGGTAAAAAAGGCTTAAACGCCGTTAATGTGAAAGTAATTTAA
- a CDS encoding RNA polymerase subunit sigma, whose amino-acid sequence MEQKPTDLELIQKVLSGETDQYALLVKRHQRFVFTLALRFSKNREDAEEIAQDCFVKAYKALGTFKQTAKFSTWLYSITYTTAMTFLRKNRLDTTSIHDEGTILQLENQTSSFNANGYEKQDSHTFLNIAITQLLPDDAAIITLFYKGEQSLEEIGEALHMEPNTIKVKLHRARQRLKEKLQYLLKDEVKELL is encoded by the coding sequence ATGGAGCAAAAACCTACAGATTTAGAGCTGATCCAGAAGGTATTGAGCGGCGAAACCGATCAGTATGCCTTGTTGGTAAAACGCCATCAGCGGTTTGTATTTACACTTGCTTTACGGTTTTCGAAAAACAGGGAAGATGCCGAAGAAATTGCGCAGGATTGCTTTGTAAAAGCCTATAAAGCATTGGGCACCTTTAAACAAACGGCTAAATTTAGTACCTGGCTGTACTCGATAACGTATACCACGGCCATGACTTTTTTAAGGAAAAACCGTTTAGATACCACATCAATTCATGATGAAGGTACCATATTGCAGCTCGAAAACCAGACTTCCAGTTTTAATGCAAATGGTTACGAGAAACAGGATAGCCATACTTTTTTAAATATTGCCATTACCCAGCTTTTACCAGACGATGCCGCTATTATTACGCTATTTTATAAAGGTGAACAGAGTTTAGAAGAAATTGGCGAGGCGCTGCACATGGAACCCAACACGATAAAGGTTAAGTTGCACAGGGCCAGGCAAAGACTTAAAGAAAAATTACAATATTTGTTAAAAGATGAAGTAAAGGAGTTACTATGA